In Acidobacteriota bacterium, one genomic interval encodes:
- a CDS encoding sodium:alanine symporter family protein, which translates to MAILADLIQRAADALFVPWLIVLLFGTGAFLTIRYRFVQVRRFGEAFRAMLAADNAAAGALSPFQAFMTALSGTIGTGNIAGVATAIVSGGPGALFWIWAYGFVATTIKFTEAVLGVTWREADGAAMRSGPMYALRDGLGKPWLASTYALIAGVAAISTTPFTQPNSIAVVLQSQLGIPTWAAGVTIAVLVWLVIVGGIGSIGRAAEKLAPLKVALYLGGGVIVIAMFADRIPAVLSLVFEEAFSLRSGAGGTLGMVIAMRYGLARGMYANEAGYGTASAAYGTARSDDPAQQGLQAVMEVAIVSFVTSTISAMTILLTGAWQSGLTSSAAVASAFDAAMPGIGGYVVALCAFLFGYTTLIGWAFYGEQFFEYLLGRPVAHWYRWIYCLLIPFGAIGRVEVVWAWGDLMNALQIFPNLVGVIGLSGVVAKVARGRRER; encoded by the coding sequence ATGGCCATCCTTGCCGATCTGATCCAGCGGGCTGCCGACGCGCTGTTCGTGCCGTGGCTCATCGTGCTGCTCTTCGGCACGGGGGCGTTCCTGACGATCCGGTATCGGTTCGTGCAGGTGCGGCGATTCGGAGAGGCGTTCCGCGCCATGCTCGCCGCCGACAATGCGGCGGCGGGCGCGCTGTCGCCGTTCCAGGCGTTCATGACGGCGCTGTCGGGCACCATCGGCACCGGCAACATCGCCGGCGTCGCCACGGCCATCGTCTCTGGCGGGCCTGGTGCGCTGTTCTGGATCTGGGCGTACGGGTTCGTCGCCACGACGATCAAGTTCACCGAGGCGGTACTCGGCGTCACGTGGCGCGAAGCCGATGGCGCCGCGATGCGGTCGGGGCCGATGTATGCGCTGCGCGATGGCCTCGGCAAGCCGTGGCTCGCGTCCACGTACGCGCTCATCGCGGGCGTGGCGGCCATCAGCACGACGCCGTTCACGCAGCCCAATTCGATCGCTGTCGTCCTGCAGTCGCAGCTCGGTATTCCCACGTGGGCGGCGGGCGTGACGATCGCGGTGCTCGTGTGGCTGGTGATCGTCGGCGGCATCGGATCGATCGGCCGCGCGGCGGAGAAGCTCGCGCCGTTGAAGGTCGCGCTGTATCTCGGTGGCGGCGTGATCGTGATCGCGATGTTCGCCGACCGGATCCCGGCGGTGCTGTCGCTCGTGTTCGAGGAGGCGTTCTCGCTGCGTTCCGGCGCGGGCGGCACGCTCGGCATGGTGATCGCGATGCGTTATGGCCTGGCGCGCGGCATGTACGCCAACGAAGCCGGCTATGGCACGGCATCGGCCGCGTACGGCACCGCGCGCAGCGACGATCCCGCGCAGCAGGGGTTGCAGGCGGTGATGGAAGTGGCGATCGTGTCGTTCGTCACGTCGACGATCAGCGCAATGACGATCCTGCTGACGGGCGCCTGGCAATCGGGGCTCACGAGTTCGGCGGCCGTGGCATCAGCCTTCGACGCCGCGATGCCGGGCATCGGCGGCTACGTCGTCGCGCTGTGCGCGTTCCTCTTCGGCTACACCACGCTGATCGGCTGGGCCTTCTACGGCGAGCAGTTCTTCGAGTACCTGCTGGGCCGTCCCGTGGCGCACTGGTACCGCTGGATCTACTGCCTGCTGATTCCGTTCGGCGCAATCGGCCGCGTGGAAGTCGTGTGGGCGTGGGGCGACCTGATGAACGCCCTCCAGATCTTCCCGAACCTCGTCGGCGTCATCGGCTTGTCGGGCGTCGTCGCGAAGGTGGCGCGGGGGAGAAGAGAGCGCTGA
- a CDS encoding SDR family oxidoreductase: protein MDLGLAGKVAIVTGSSKGLGLAAAHALVTEGARVVICGRTPSTLGQAAAALTATAGTGDRVIAVEADVSIERDVQRIVDAAVSTWGGVDILVNNVGLGKGAGLLDTPDDVWQQAFDQTLFPAIRASRLVVPHMRARGGGVILLIASIWGRESGGRMTYNAVKAAEISLGKALAQQLAPDNIRVNSIAPGSILFDGGSWHQRQQADPEGMAQFVARELPFGRFGRADEVGDVVAFLASPRASWISGACVTVDGCQSRSNI, encoded by the coding sequence ATGGACCTCGGACTCGCAGGCAAGGTCGCGATCGTCACGGGCAGCAGCAAGGGGCTCGGACTCGCGGCCGCGCACGCCCTTGTCACCGAAGGCGCGCGCGTGGTCATCTGCGGACGGACGCCCTCGACGCTCGGGCAGGCAGCCGCAGCACTCACGGCGACGGCGGGCACCGGCGATCGCGTGATCGCCGTCGAAGCCGACGTCTCGATCGAGCGCGACGTGCAGCGGATTGTCGACGCTGCGGTCTCGACGTGGGGCGGCGTGGACATCCTCGTCAACAACGTCGGGCTCGGCAAGGGCGCCGGCCTGCTCGATACGCCTGACGATGTGTGGCAGCAGGCGTTCGATCAGACGCTGTTCCCGGCGATCCGTGCATCGCGGCTCGTCGTGCCGCACATGCGCGCGCGGGGCGGCGGCGTCATCCTGCTCATCGCGTCGATCTGGGGCCGCGAGTCGGGCGGCCGCATGACGTACAACGCCGTCAAGGCCGCCGAGATCAGTCTCGGCAAGGCGCTGGCGCAGCAGCTCGCCCCGGACAACATCCGCGTCAATTCCATCGCACCGGGGTCGATCCTGTTCGACGGCGGATCGTGGCATCAGCGCCAGCAGGCCGATCCGGAGGGCATGGCGCAGTTCGTTGCCCGCGAGCTGCCGTTCGGCAGATTCGGCAGGGCCGACGAGGTCGGCGACGTCGTCGCCTTCCTCGCCTCGCCGCGTGCGAGCTGGATCAGTGGCGCCTGCGTCACCGTCGACGGCTGCCAGAGCAGGAGCAACATCTAG